One genomic segment of Hymenobacter psoromatis includes these proteins:
- a CDS encoding asparaginase, whose protein sequence is MSAESALPLLTLPTAAATDAAAPRLLILYTGGTVGMAINRQQQLVPMHFSQLGRRMPELRKLPYHLELLALPQPIDSSNVTPADWLRLARLISEHYANFNGFVILHGTDTMAYSAAALSFLLEHLGKPVVFTGAQVPVGRTRSDATRNLLTALEIAAARHPRAHTVRLPEVGVFFNDVLIRGTRAKKVESQQFAAFKSENYPPLVRAGISLDFNDKNIRLLPAARLRVHQNLEEKVAVLRLFPGITEAVVGAVLGVPGLRGCVLETYGSGNAPTAPWFLSCLEKAYARGVYVLNVSQCEEGRVVQGRYETSAGLASLGVIGGDDITTEAAITKLMFVLGLGLNETETRQLLSQNLRGEITL, encoded by the coding sequence ATGAGCGCCGAATCTGCCTTACCTCTGCTGACGTTGCCCACGGCCGCGGCCACCGATGCGGCGGCTCCGCGCCTGCTCATCCTCTACACGGGTGGCACGGTGGGCATGGCCATCAACCGCCAGCAGCAGCTGGTGCCCATGCACTTCAGCCAGCTGGGCCGCCGCATGCCCGAGCTGCGCAAGCTGCCCTACCACCTGGAGCTGCTGGCCCTGCCTCAGCCCATCGACAGCAGCAACGTAACGCCCGCCGACTGGCTGCGGCTGGCCCGGCTCATTAGCGAGCATTATGCTAATTTTAACGGCTTTGTAATTCTGCACGGCACCGATACGATGGCGTACTCGGCGGCGGCGCTCAGCTTTTTGCTTGAACACCTGGGTAAGCCCGTCGTGTTTACCGGGGCGCAGGTGCCGGTGGGTCGCACCCGCTCCGATGCTACTCGCAACCTGCTCACAGCCTTGGAGATAGCTGCTGCCCGCCACCCGCGCGCCCATACCGTACGCCTGCCCGAGGTGGGCGTGTTTTTCAACGACGTGCTCATCCGCGGTACCCGCGCTAAAAAGGTGGAGAGCCAGCAATTTGCCGCGTTCAAGAGCGAAAACTACCCGCCGCTAGTTCGCGCCGGCATCAGCCTCGATTTTAACGATAAAAACATTCGCCTACTGCCCGCCGCCCGCCTGCGGGTGCACCAAAACCTGGAGGAAAAAGTGGCCGTACTGCGGTTGTTTCCGGGCATTACGGAGGCCGTGGTGGGGGCCGTGCTGGGCGTGCCTGGCCTGCGCGGCTGCGTGCTCGAAACCTACGGCTCGGGCAACGCGCCCACCGCGCCGTGGTTCCTGAGCTGCCTCGAAAAGGCGTATGCTCGGGGGGTGTACGTGCTCAACGTGAGCCAGTGTGAGGAGGGTAGGGTAGTGCAGGGCCGCTATGAAACCAGCGCCGGCCTGGCCAGCCTGGGCGTGATAGGCGGCGACGACATCACGACCGAAGCGGCCATTACCAAGC
- a CDS encoding TatD family hydrolase: MNLIETHAHLYSEQFRADQAEALHRAVAAGVGTILLPNVDHSTIEAMLALEAAAPATCYAMMGLHPCSVGPNVEKDLQEVESWLAQRPFVAVGECGIDLYWDKTYLPQQQEALRTQLRLAKQYDLPIVLHTRSAFEEAYALVAEAQDGTLRGVFHCFSDGLAEAERVIALGFKMGIGGVATFKNGGLDRVLPHVSLEHLVLETDCPYLAPVPYRGKRNEPAYLPLVLHRVAALLGQSPEAVAEATTRTARELFRLEP, from the coding sequence ATGAACCTCATCGAAACCCACGCGCATCTCTATTCCGAGCAGTTTCGGGCCGACCAGGCCGAGGCGCTGCACCGGGCCGTGGCGGCCGGGGTAGGCACTATTCTGCTGCCCAATGTGGACCACTCGACCATCGAGGCCATGCTGGCGCTGGAGGCCGCTGCCCCGGCCACCTGCTACGCCATGATGGGCCTGCACCCCTGCTCAGTGGGGCCGAACGTTGAAAAGGACCTGCAAGAAGTGGAAAGCTGGCTCGCCCAGCGGCCCTTCGTAGCGGTGGGCGAGTGCGGCATCGATTTGTATTGGGACAAAACCTATCTGCCGCAGCAGCAAGAAGCGCTGCGCACGCAGCTGCGCCTGGCCAAGCAGTACGACCTGCCCATCGTACTACACACCCGCTCGGCCTTTGAGGAAGCCTATGCGCTGGTGGCCGAGGCGCAGGATGGCACACTGCGCGGTGTGTTCCACTGCTTTTCCGACGGCCTGGCCGAGGCTGAGCGCGTTATCGCGTTGGGCTTCAAAATGGGCATCGGCGGCGTGGCCACCTTCAAAAACGGCGGCCTGGATAGGGTACTGCCGCACGTAAGCCTGGAGCACCTGGTACTCGAAACCGACTGCCCCTACCTCGCGCCCGTGCCCTACCGCGGCAAGCGCAACGAGCCCGCTTACCTGCCCTTAGTGCTGCACCGCGTGGCCGCGCTACTGGGCCAGTCGCCCGAGGCCGTGGCCGAAGCCACCACCCGCACCGCCCGCGAGCTGTTCCGGCTGGAGCCATGA
- a CDS encoding GNAT family N-acetyltransferase, whose translation MSPPPAAIIIQPLEAAQTYALRHAVLWPDKLPAYVHLPDDDAGQHFGAVVGGQLRAVISLFIGPDGTARFRKFATEPLWQGRGLGTALLRHVLAVARAQGAHTLWCDARHNTLPFYQRFGLLPAGEIFYKGDIPYQRLSCGLVAY comes from the coding sequence ATGAGCCCACCGCCGGCAGCAATTATCATTCAGCCTCTCGAAGCGGCCCAAACCTACGCCCTGCGCCACGCCGTGCTGTGGCCCGATAAGCTACCGGCCTACGTGCACCTGCCCGACGACGACGCCGGCCAGCATTTCGGGGCCGTGGTGGGCGGCCAGTTGCGAGCGGTAATTTCGCTGTTCATCGGGCCCGATGGCACGGCGCGCTTCCGCAAGTTTGCCACTGAGCCGCTTTGGCAGGGTAGGGGCCTGGGCACGGCGCTGCTGCGGCACGTGCTGGCCGTGGCCCGCGCCCAGGGCGCGCACACTCTCTGGTGCGATGCCCGCCACAATACCCTGCCTTTTTACCAGCGCTTCGGCCTGCTACCCGCGGGCGAGATTTTTTACAAAGGTGACATCCCGTACCAGCGCCTGAGTTGTGGGCTAGTTGCTTACTGA
- a CDS encoding glycosyltransferase translates to MGPFFFNYTNPLFTLAGRASGGRAGGRLPLPAFSRLWKVLIFASCYCLLWLLLLTYATWRLATRRGTPAPVVPPTPWPRVSILIAARDEEAALPRCLASVRALAYPPHLLQVLVGDDASTDRTRAVAEAAMQGFAGDFQVIPITENLGQARGKANVLAHLARLATADYLLITDADIALPPTWVAGLLAHAAPGVGTVTGLTVVAGPSWLARLQGLDWLLALALIQVGTEAGQPLTAMGNNMLVTRAAYRATGGYEALPFSVTEDFALFEAVNARGFGYRQLFGPAVRAVSLPAGSWAALVRQRRRWLRGVAALPAHVRAGLVFYGGYWLAVLGLALAGRPGLALAAMALRVAAHYALALAASRRAGQAAPAAWLLPAFELYSLVLLISLFSKKLVGEQGIIWKGRHFD, encoded by the coding sequence GTGGGTCCTTTTTTTTTCAACTATACCAACCCGCTCTTCACGTTGGCGGGTAGGGCGAGCGGCGGCCGGGCGGGTGGCCGGCTACCTTTGCCCGCGTTCTCGCGCCTCTGGAAAGTGCTGATTTTTGCTTCCTGTTACTGTCTGCTCTGGCTGCTGCTGCTGACCTACGCCACCTGGCGGCTGGCTACCCGGCGCGGCACGCCCGCCCCGGTGGTGCCGCCTACCCCCTGGCCGCGGGTGAGTATCCTCATCGCGGCCCGCGACGAGGAAGCCGCTCTGCCGCGCTGCCTGGCCAGCGTCCGTGCCCTGGCCTACCCCCCCCACCTGCTGCAAGTGCTCGTCGGCGACGATGCTAGCACCGACCGCACCCGCGCCGTGGCCGAGGCCGCTATGCAGGGCTTCGCGGGTGATTTTCAAGTCATCCCCATCACCGAAAACCTAGGCCAGGCCCGCGGCAAGGCCAACGTGCTGGCCCACCTGGCCCGCCTCGCCACTGCCGATTACTTGCTCATTACCGATGCCGATATTGCCCTACCCCCCACCTGGGTGGCGGGTCTGCTGGCCCACGCCGCGCCCGGCGTGGGCACCGTCACGGGCCTCACGGTGGTGGCTGGCCCCAGCTGGCTGGCCCGTTTGCAGGGCCTCGACTGGCTGCTGGCGCTGGCCCTCATCCAGGTGGGCACCGAGGCCGGCCAGCCCCTCACGGCGATGGGCAACAACATGCTCGTGACCCGCGCTGCCTACCGCGCCACCGGCGGCTACGAGGCCCTGCCCTTCTCCGTCACCGAAGATTTTGCCCTGTTTGAGGCCGTAAACGCCCGTGGCTTTGGCTACCGGCAGCTGTTTGGGCCGGCCGTGCGGGCGGTGTCGCTGCCGGCTGGCTCGTGGGCGGCGCTGGTGCGGCAGCGGCGGCGCTGGCTGCGGGGGGTAGCGGCGCTGCCGGCGCACGTGCGGGCGGGGCTGGTGTTTTACGGCGGTTACTGGCTGGCGGTGCTGGGCCTGGCGCTGGCCGGCCGGCCGGGCCTGGCGCTGGCGGCGATGGCCCTGCGGGTGGCTGCTCACTACGCGCTGGCGCTGGCTGCCAGCCGCCGCGCCGGCCAGGCCGCGCCGGCCGCCTGGCTGCTGCCGGCGTTCGAGCTGTATTCGCTGGTGCTGCTTATTAGCTTGTTTAGTAAAAAGTTAGTTGGTGAGCAAGGTATAATCTGGAAGGGACGGCATTTTGACTAA
- a CDS encoding EthD domain-containing protein — translation MIKFTILLRKRADLSHEEFVQYHQTKHAPLFISIPAVQQYVRRYVQGHTLPLDLPGLPPPAYDGTTELWFNTPEDIGKVFTDAEYLRVIRPDEAKFLDLTGCGFLVLAENPVH, via the coding sequence ATGATTAAATTCACCATTCTCCTGCGTAAGCGGGCGGACCTGAGCCACGAAGAATTCGTGCAATACCACCAAACCAAGCACGCGCCCCTGTTCATATCGATACCCGCCGTGCAGCAATACGTGCGCCGCTACGTGCAGGGCCACACGCTGCCGCTCGACCTGCCCGGTCTGCCGCCCCCCGCCTACGACGGCACCACCGAGCTTTGGTTCAACACCCCCGAGGACATCGGCAAGGTCTTCACCGACGCGGAATACCTGCGCGTTATCCGGCCCGATGAGGCTAAGTTCCTGGACCTGACCGGCTGCGGCTTCCTGGTGCTGGCCGAAAACCCGGTGCATTAG
- a CDS encoding Crp/Fnr family transcriptional regulator, whose translation MHPLHAFFNGLWPVSDQDFARLLPHVEPRAVAKGAHLLEAGQVCEAVFFVTTGFFRMYYVGPDGHEVNCRFTGANGFLTDFQSFLTQQPSRYAWQAVQAAEVLALPHALVQQLYRKSPAWERVGRLMAERVYQQLNERVELLQFYTPTQRYEYVRQQYPELLTQISQAQLASYLGVQPESLSRIRHRLSQKKG comes from the coding sequence ATGCACCCGCTGCACGCTTTCTTCAACGGGCTCTGGCCCGTGTCTGACCAGGATTTTGCCCGGCTGCTGCCGCACGTGGAGCCGCGCGCCGTGGCTAAGGGCGCGCATTTGCTCGAAGCGGGCCAGGTGTGCGAGGCCGTTTTTTTCGTGACGACCGGCTTTTTTCGGATGTACTACGTGGGTCCTGATGGACACGAGGTGAACTGCCGGTTTACCGGGGCTAATGGCTTTTTGACTGATTTCCAGAGCTTCCTGACCCAGCAGCCCTCGCGCTACGCCTGGCAGGCCGTGCAGGCGGCCGAAGTGCTGGCCCTACCCCACGCGCTGGTGCAGCAGCTCTACCGCAAGTCGCCCGCCTGGGAGCGCGTAGGCCGCCTGATGGCCGAGCGCGTGTACCAGCAGCTCAACGAGCGGGTGGAGCTGCTGCAATTCTACACCCCGACGCAGCGCTACGAATACGTGCGGCAGCAGTATCCCGAATTGCTGACCCAGATTTCGCAGGCGCAGCTGGCCTCCTACCTGGGCGTGCAGCCCGAGTCGCTGAGCCGCATCCGCCACCGGCTCAGCCAAAAGAAGGGGTAG
- a CDS encoding polysaccharide deacetylase family protein — protein MLFSNPLTRPPAWLHPLFPGSEWRGAPAGPTGRPRLYLTFDDGPVPDETPWVLAQLAAYGARATFFCVGDNLARYPEITRATLAAGHRLGNHTQHHRSAWNTPRAAYLASVAECEGSLELARRSGELIRLVSASTAIGNTVTAAEVAPPSSFPIPNAAQLFRPPYGRLTWPLLRALRAREYRVVMWSLLTRDYDPGLPPERALRLTLAATRPGDIVVLHDSRKASRSLRFLLPQLLAYYTELGYELAAL, from the coding sequence TTGTTGTTTTCTAATCCGCTCACGCGCCCGCCGGCCTGGCTGCACCCGTTGTTTCCGGGCAGCGAGTGGCGGGGCGCGCCGGCCGGCCCCACGGGCCGGCCGCGCCTCTACCTCACGTTTGACGACGGCCCCGTGCCGGACGAGACGCCCTGGGTGCTGGCGCAGCTGGCCGCTTACGGAGCGCGGGCCACGTTTTTCTGCGTGGGCGATAACCTGGCGCGCTACCCCGAAATCACCCGCGCTACGCTGGCCGCCGGCCACCGCCTCGGCAACCATACCCAGCACCACCGCAGCGCCTGGAATACGCCCCGCGCCGCTTACCTGGCCAGCGTGGCCGAGTGTGAGGGAAGTTTAGAATTGGCAAGGAGAAGTGGAGAATTGATAAGGCTGGTGTCCGCCTCAACAGCCATTGGCAATACTGTGACCGCTGCCGAAGTAGCTCCTCCTTCCTCCTTCCCAATTCCCAATGCAGCGCAGCTCTTTCGCCCACCCTACGGCCGCCTCACCTGGCCGTTGCTGCGGGCGCTGCGGGCGCGGGAGTACCGCGTCGTCATGTGGTCCTTATTAACCCGCGACTACGACCCCGGCCTACCCCCCGAACGCGCGCTGCGCCTGACGCTGGCCGCCACCCGGCCTGGCGACATCGTGGTGCTGCACGACTCGCGCAAGGCCAGCCGCTCGCTGCGGTTTTTGCTGCCCCAGCTGCTGGCATATTATACCGAGCTGGGCTACGAGCTGGCGGCTTTGTAA
- the trxA gene encoding thioredoxin — translation MPRKSFSDLINSPGMPVLVDFYADWCGPCKTMAPILKQVAAQHEGKLRIIKIDVDKNQAVAQQFQVQSIPTLILFHKGQPVWRQAGVVPAPQLTQALGAYL, via the coding sequence ATGCCCCGCAAGTCCTTCTCCGACCTCATCAACAGCCCCGGCATGCCCGTGCTGGTTGATTTTTATGCCGACTGGTGCGGCCCCTGCAAAACGATGGCCCCGATTCTGAAGCAGGTGGCGGCCCAGCACGAAGGCAAGCTGCGCATCATTAAGATTGACGTGGATAAGAACCAGGCCGTGGCCCAGCAGTTTCAGGTGCAGAGTATCCCTACCCTCATTCTCTTTCACAAGGGCCAGCCGGTGTGGCGGCAAGCGGGCGTGGTGCCCGCCCCGCAGCTAACGCAGGCCCTGGGCGCTTACTTATAA
- a CDS encoding TonB-dependent receptor, with translation MTRAILVRNFIVFSALFLLFPTFGQAQHVLTGLVRGADGTVLPGATVSVPALGLGTATEADGRFSLSLPEGPQQVAVSFVGYTSQTLRVNLRHNQQHTFTLAPATSELGEVVVKGQQTLREKLQSTQMGVEHLSIREAKLLPALFGEVDILKTLQLKPGVQSSGEGTTGLFVRGGSSDQNLVLVDNALVYNPNHLFGLFSVFNSDAVQSVDLYKSGFPAQFGGRLSSVVDVKLREGDRQKYVTTGGIGLISSRLSFEGPIAKGKGSFIVSGRRTYFDIFTRALNRANAHKEDYSPIPDYYFYDFNVKANYTLGAKDQLFFTGYLGRDIFGFTSPNGFKAAFTWGNTLGVGRWQHVFSPQLTLNTSASVTSYKYNLGNSLDEFSFNLGSNILDYTAHVDADYLPNDRHAIKFGALLTHHNFGVGRLQRSAQDNSFNVNSDVNYTGLEGGVYATDNIKVNDRLQTELGLRLSGFQSGTNHYGGLEPRAAVRYSLTDNLALKGSYALMYQYVHLVSNSGASLPTDIWYPSRQSVRPERSQQVSTGLSWLLGGGKFLLTDEVYYKWATNQIDFRDGAQIFANPNLASEFLFGRGWSYGNELYLEKKTGKTTGWVGYTLAWTKRNFPPQLGTTGINNGQDFYPNYDRRHNLTVVVIHQLNTRISLSASFVYTSGAPTTLPLGRFAIQDIYQGSIRAVPVYPDRNSYRLIPYHRLDLGLVYKLRPTHINGDRDLTFSIYNAYNRRNAYFIYFDQVVNKATDQVTGYRAQQVSLFPLIPSVTYNFKF, from the coding sequence ATGACCCGAGCTATTTTAGTACGCAATTTTATAGTATTTAGCGCTTTATTTTTACTCTTCCCCACCTTCGGCCAAGCCCAACACGTGCTGACCGGGTTGGTGCGTGGGGCCGATGGCACGGTGCTACCCGGCGCTACCGTGTCCGTGCCTGCCCTAGGCCTGGGCACCGCCACCGAGGCCGATGGCCGGTTTAGCCTGAGCCTGCCCGAGGGACCGCAGCAGGTGGCGGTGTCATTCGTGGGCTACACTAGCCAGACGCTTCGCGTTAATCTGCGTCACAATCAGCAACATACCTTTACCCTGGCCCCGGCCACCAGCGAGCTGGGCGAGGTCGTCGTCAAGGGCCAGCAAACGCTGCGCGAAAAGTTACAATCGACCCAGATGGGCGTCGAGCACCTCAGCATCCGCGAGGCCAAGCTGCTGCCAGCGCTCTTCGGCGAGGTCGATATCCTGAAAACCCTGCAGCTCAAGCCCGGCGTGCAGAGCAGTGGTGAGGGCACTACCGGCCTGTTTGTGCGCGGCGGCTCTTCCGACCAAAACCTGGTGCTCGTGGATAACGCGCTGGTATACAACCCTAACCACTTGTTCGGGCTGTTTTCGGTCTTTAACTCCGATGCCGTGCAGAGCGTGGATTTGTACAAATCGGGCTTCCCGGCGCAGTTCGGGGGTAGGCTCTCGTCGGTGGTCGATGTGAAGCTGCGCGAGGGCGACCGCCAGAAATACGTGACCACGGGCGGCATCGGCCTCATCTCGTCGCGCCTCAGCTTCGAGGGGCCGATTGCCAAGGGCAAAGGCTCGTTTATTGTGAGCGGGCGACGCACGTACTTCGACATTTTTACCCGCGCCCTCAACCGGGCCAACGCTCACAAGGAAGACTATTCGCCCATCCCGGATTACTATTTCTACGACTTCAACGTCAAAGCTAATTATACACTCGGCGCGAAGGACCAGCTGTTTTTTACGGGCTACCTGGGACGCGATATTTTCGGCTTTACTTCGCCCAATGGCTTCAAGGCCGCCTTTACGTGGGGCAATACACTGGGGGTAGGACGCTGGCAGCACGTCTTCTCACCCCAACTTACGCTGAATACGTCGGCCTCCGTCACCTCGTACAAGTACAATTTGGGCAATAGCTTGGACGAGTTCAGCTTTAATTTGGGCTCCAATATCCTAGACTACACCGCCCACGTCGATGCCGACTACCTGCCCAACGACCGACACGCTATTAAATTCGGGGCGCTGCTCACGCACCACAACTTCGGGGTGGGCCGCTTGCAGCGCAGCGCGCAGGATAACAGCTTCAACGTTAACTCCGATGTGAACTACACCGGCCTGGAGGGCGGCGTATACGCCACCGATAATATCAAGGTCAATGACCGGCTGCAAACCGAGCTGGGCCTGCGCTTGTCGGGTTTCCAGAGCGGCACCAACCACTACGGCGGCCTGGAGCCCCGCGCCGCTGTGCGGTACTCGCTCACCGACAACCTGGCCCTAAAAGGAAGTTATGCCCTTATGTACCAGTACGTTCACCTGGTGTCGAACTCGGGCGCTTCGCTCCCCACCGATATCTGGTACCCGTCGCGGCAGTCGGTGCGGCCCGAGCGCTCACAACAAGTGAGCACCGGCCTGAGCTGGCTGCTGGGCGGCGGCAAGTTTCTGCTCACCGATGAGGTGTACTACAAATGGGCTACTAACCAGATTGATTTCCGCGACGGCGCGCAGATTTTTGCTAACCCCAACCTGGCCTCGGAGTTCCTCTTCGGCCGCGGCTGGAGCTATGGCAACGAACTGTACTTAGAGAAGAAAACCGGCAAAACCACCGGCTGGGTCGGCTACACCCTGGCCTGGACCAAGCGCAATTTTCCGCCGCAGCTCGGCACTACGGGCATCAACAACGGCCAAGATTTCTACCCGAATTACGACCGCCGCCACAACCTGACGGTGGTCGTAATTCATCAGCTCAATACGCGCATCAGCCTCTCAGCCAGCTTCGTATACACGAGCGGCGCACCCACGACCCTGCCGCTGGGCCGCTTCGCCATTCAGGATATTTACCAGGGTAGCATCCGGGCCGTGCCCGTATACCCCGACCGCAACTCGTACCGCCTCATCCCCTACCACCGCCTCGATTTGGGCCTAGTGTATAAGCTGCGGCCCACGCACATCAACGGCGACCGCGACCTGACATTCAGCATCTATAATGCTTATAACCGGCGCAATGCGTACTTTATTTACTTCGACCAAGTTGTAAACAAAGCCACCGACCAGGTGACGGGCTACCGGGCGCAGCAAGTATCGCTGTTCCCGCTTATTCCCTCGGTAACGTACAATTTTAAGTTCTGA
- a CDS encoding DUF4249 domain-containing protein encodes MDFTDFVDDYFLGDMISKKVNKWMCMLALTGGTGLLAGCSKLQNDVNVPLPYYANQLVVECYLQNGEIPRLTITESVPYLDDGQAIAAGSQILKLSNGQNVQLPTDVTVTLMLPGGRPLPLRFRPGLDSITGKYYTHVGTAPLVAQAGQQFGFDAQDKRGRHITATTLVPTLIPIDSVKYKFNDLTGTNKKAYFMTKWTDPGATTDYYRLMLHKGKPANNSETDSDISDQLFNGQPYAQVTSYRFAPGDTVTATLYHVDSLYYAFRLSVRDARNANGNPFSQPSAIHSTVQGGLGVFTVLVSDQRRVVLK; translated from the coding sequence ATGGATTTCACGGATTTTGTGGACGATTATTTTTTAGGGGATATGATTAGTAAGAAGGTTAATAAGTGGATGTGCATGTTGGCCCTAACCGGGGGGACAGGGCTACTGGCGGGTTGCAGCAAGCTGCAGAATGACGTGAACGTGCCCCTGCCCTACTACGCCAATCAACTCGTGGTAGAATGCTACCTGCAAAATGGCGAGATACCGCGCTTAACCATTACCGAGTCGGTACCGTACCTGGATGATGGTCAGGCCATTGCAGCAGGTTCGCAGATTCTTAAACTCTCGAACGGCCAGAACGTGCAGCTACCCACCGATGTGACCGTGACGCTGATGCTGCCCGGCGGGCGGCCCCTACCCCTACGCTTCCGGCCCGGCCTCGACAGCATCACGGGCAAGTACTACACCCACGTCGGCACCGCGCCACTGGTGGCACAGGCCGGGCAACAGTTCGGCTTTGATGCGCAGGACAAGCGCGGGCGGCACATCACGGCTACTACGCTGGTGCCGACGCTCATCCCTATTGACTCGGTAAAGTACAAATTTAATGACCTGACGGGGACCAATAAAAAGGCGTATTTTATGACTAAATGGACCGACCCCGGCGCGACTACCGACTATTACCGCTTGATGCTGCACAAGGGCAAGCCCGCCAACAACTCCGAAACCGACAGCGATATCTCCGACCAGCTCTTCAACGGCCAGCCCTACGCGCAGGTCACGTCCTACCGCTTCGCGCCGGGCGATACCGTGACGGCCACGCTTTATCACGTCGATTCGCTATACTATGCCTTCCGGCTCTCGGTGCGCGATGCGCGCAACGCCAACGGCAACCCCTTTTCGCAGCCCTCGGCCATCCACAGCACCGTGCAGGGCGGCCTAGGCGTGTTCACGGTGTTGGTGAGCGACCAGCGCCGGGTGGTTTTGAAGTAA
- a CDS encoding purine-nucleoside phosphorylase — MQVIQEAVAYIQAHSANFQPTTGIILGTGLGALAQEVEVAHEINYADIPNFPVSTVESHAGRLLLGTLAGQPVAVLQGRFHYYEGYSMPQIVLPVRVLKLLGIRQLFVSNAAGGLNPEFAIADLMLIGDHINLLPGNPLIGPNDGRLGPRFPDMYAPYDAALLAHARAAAVALGQGGTTQRGVYAAVPGPMLETPAEYRYLRTIGADAVGMSTVPEVIAARHLGLPVLAVSVITDLCYPGQLKPVVISDILAAAALAEPRLTALLKAVLAG, encoded by the coding sequence TTGCAAGTCATCCAAGAAGCCGTTGCCTACATTCAGGCGCATTCCGCTAATTTTCAGCCCACTACCGGGATTATTCTCGGCACGGGCCTGGGCGCGCTGGCCCAGGAAGTGGAGGTAGCGCACGAAATCAATTACGCCGATATCCCGAACTTCCCGGTTTCGACGGTGGAAAGCCACGCGGGCCGGCTGTTGCTGGGCACCCTGGCCGGGCAGCCGGTTGCCGTGCTGCAAGGCCGCTTTCATTATTACGAGGGCTACTCCATGCCGCAGATAGTGCTGCCGGTACGGGTTCTTAAGCTGCTGGGCATCAGGCAGCTATTCGTGAGCAACGCGGCCGGCGGGCTGAACCCCGAGTTTGCCATCGCGGATTTGATGCTCATCGGCGACCACATCAACCTGCTGCCCGGCAATCCGCTCATCGGCCCCAATGATGGCCGCCTGGGCCCGCGCTTTCCCGACATGTACGCGCCCTACGACGCGGCCCTGCTGGCTCACGCCCGCGCGGCGGCCGTAGCGCTGGGGCAGGGTGGCACTACCCAGCGCGGCGTGTACGCGGCCGTGCCCGGCCCCATGCTCGAAACGCCCGCCGAGTACCGCTACCTGCGCACCATCGGGGCCGATGCCGTGGGCATGAGCACCGTGCCCGAAGTCATCGCCGCCCGCCACCTGGGCCTGCCCGTACTGGCCGTATCGGTTATCACCGACCTCTGCTACCCCGGTCAGCTTAAGCCGGTCGTTATCAGCGATATTCTGGCCGCCGCCGCCCTGGCCGAGCCCCGCCTCACGGCCCTCCTGAAGGCCGTGCTGGCGGGCTAG